In Gammaproteobacteria bacterium, a genomic segment contains:
- the hisC gene encoding histidinol-phosphate transaminase produces MSDIENRFLAMATPGVKGLKPYQPGKPLEELEREYGIRDAVKLASNENPLGPSPAVIHAVQSLLKDASRYPDGNGFKLKNALGKKYGLDAAQIVLGNGSSDAIEFVVRALVNPGDEVVFSQYSFAMYPILTQMVAGKAVVTPAKDWGHDLNAMSNAITKKTKVVFIANPNNPTGTWLAASDIESFLNNVPAEVVVVIDEAYFEYVSESSYDTAMDWLDRYPNLMVTRTFSKAFGLAGFRVGYGACHPDLANLLNRVRPPFNVNSLAMEAATIALKDESHLKKSISTNAEGMKSVCATFKKMGLNYIPSVGNFVCVDVGRSDIEVFEALLQKGVIVRPVSNYDMQNFIRVTIGAPQENGRFVNALKEVLG; encoded by the coding sequence ATGTCAGACATCGAAAATCGTTTTTTGGCCATGGCGACGCCTGGCGTAAAAGGACTGAAACCCTATCAACCGGGTAAACCGCTTGAAGAACTGGAGCGTGAATACGGAATCCGTGATGCGGTCAAGTTGGCTTCTAATGAAAACCCACTCGGACCAAGTCCTGCGGTTATACACGCGGTACAGAGTTTATTAAAAGATGCCTCCCGCTATCCCGACGGCAATGGTTTTAAATTGAAGAATGCGCTGGGAAAGAAGTATGGCCTGGATGCAGCACAGATTGTGTTGGGAAATGGCTCTAGCGATGCAATCGAATTTGTCGTTCGTGCATTGGTTAATCCTGGTGATGAAGTCGTTTTTTCCCAATATTCTTTCGCAATGTATCCAATCTTGACGCAAATGGTCGCGGGAAAGGCCGTAGTTACCCCAGCCAAGGATTGGGGACATGATCTTAATGCCATGTCGAATGCGATTACGAAGAAAACCAAAGTTGTTTTCATTGCCAATCCCAATAACCCAACTGGTACGTGGTTGGCAGCGAGTGATATCGAATCGTTTCTCAATAACGTGCCCGCTGAGGTGGTGGTGGTCATCGATGAGGCCTATTTTGAGTACGTCAGCGAATCAAGCTATGACACCGCGATGGATTGGCTGGACCGTTACCCTAATCTCATGGTAACACGGACTTTTTCCAAAGCGTTTGGTCTGGCCGGGTTTCGTGTTGGTTATGGCGCATGTCATCCAGACCTCGCCAATTTGCTAAACCGCGTGCGCCCCCCCTTTAATGTAAACAGTCTGGCGATGGAAGCAGCGACGATTGCCCTTAAAGACGAATCCCATTTAAAAAAATCTATCTCAACAAATGCCGAAGGTATGAAATCGGTTTGCGCCACATTTAAAAAAATGGGTTTGAACTATATCCCGTCGGTGGGAAATTTCGTATGTGTGGATGTCGGACGTTCTGATATTGAAGTGTTCGAAGCACTGTTGCAAAAAGGCGTGATTGTACGACCTGTCAGCAATTACGACATGCAGAATTTTATACGAGTGACCATAGGTGCGCCGCAGGAAAACGGACGCTTCGTGAACGCGTTGAAAGAGGTGCTGGGCTGA
- a CDS encoding prephenate dehydrogenase/arogenate dehydrogenase family protein — protein sequence MPALFERMTVIGVGLIGGSLARAARAKELCAEIVGYGRDIEQLRLAVELGVIDSFESDIAQAVEKSDLIVLAAPVGAMRDLFLMIKPHVRKDALITDVGSSKQSVVDDAAQVWDELPEGFVPGHPIAGTEKSGVKASFAELFEHRCTILTPVPQSAPWAIDKLRKLWEGVGAEVAMMDAHHHDEVLAATSHIPHVLAFALVDTLGRMQERKEIFRFAAGGFRDFTRIASSDPEMWRDICLHNSDAIIHVLHLFRKELDTLEDAIRSKNGEAVKTILQRAKQLRDTNVVV from the coding sequence ATGCCAGCGCTTTTTGAGCGCATGACCGTCATTGGTGTAGGCCTGATTGGCGGATCTTTGGCGCGCGCAGCACGTGCCAAGGAGTTGTGTGCTGAAATAGTCGGTTATGGTCGAGACATCGAACAACTGCGATTGGCGGTAGAACTCGGTGTAATCGATTCTTTTGAGTCTGACATTGCACAGGCAGTGGAAAAATCGGATCTAATTGTATTGGCTGCCCCCGTTGGGGCAATGCGTGACCTGTTTTTAATGATCAAACCACATGTGCGCAAAGATGCGTTGATTACTGATGTAGGTAGTTCAAAGCAAAGCGTGGTAGACGATGCAGCGCAGGTGTGGGACGAATTGCCAGAGGGTTTTGTCCCAGGTCATCCAATTGCAGGCACGGAAAAAAGTGGCGTAAAGGCATCGTTTGCTGAATTGTTTGAGCATCGTTGCACCATATTGACGCCCGTTCCACAAAGCGCTCCCTGGGCCATCGACAAGCTTCGCAAATTATGGGAAGGTGTCGGTGCTGAAGTTGCGATGATGGATGCCCATCACCATGATGAGGTGCTTGCAGCGACCAGTCATATCCCTCATGTACTGGCCTTTGCCCTGGTCGATACCCTTGGGCGTATGCAGGAGCGTAAAGAGATTTTTCGCTTTGCAGCAGGTGGTTTTCGTGATTTTACGCGGATCGCATCCAGTGATCCGGAGATGTGGCGGGACATTTGTTTGCATAATAGTGACGCCATAATTCATGTATTGCACCTGTTCCGAAAAGAACTGGATACTCTGGAAGACGCTATTCGAAGTAAAAACGGTGAGGCAGTAAAGACAATACTGCAGCGCGCAAAACAATTAAGAGACACTAATGTGGTGGTTTAA
- a CDS encoding glutaredoxin: MKLIRWILGRIILVIEWIMAPRGVGRSHEAQRVLDEATQGMTLYQLHTCPFCVMVRHAMKKQSLNIRTRDVRRDAAAKAELIAYGGKYQVPCLRIEHGPDKVEWMYESSDIKQFLQSRFGSTEAVQGSSAG, from the coding sequence GTGAAACTGATTCGTTGGATATTAGGGCGAATTATTCTTGTAATTGAATGGATAATGGCGCCGAGAGGCGTAGGGCGCAGCCATGAGGCTCAGCGTGTGCTGGATGAAGCAACGCAAGGCATGACGCTATATCAATTACATACCTGTCCATTTTGTGTGATGGTTCGACATGCAATGAAAAAGCAGAGTCTAAATATTCGCACGCGCGATGTGCGTCGTGATGCGGCGGCGAAAGCTGAGTTGATCGCCTATGGTGGAAAGTACCAGGTACCCTGTCTGCGTATTGAGCATGGACCAGACAAAGTGGAGTGGATGTACGAATCCAGTGACATCAAGCAGTTTTTGCAAAGTAGGTTTGGTTCTACAGAAGCCGTGCAAGGCTCATCGGCTGGTTAA
- the aroA gene encoding 3-phosphoshikimate 1-carboxyvinyltransferase, producing the protein MSSSKNIQYRVSSGGALNGDIRVAGDKSISHRSIMLGSLADGVTEVSGFLEGEDSLATLRAFRDMGVKIQGPDKGRVTIHGVGIDGLRPSNKPLDLGNSGTSMRLMAGLLAGQKFDSTLVGDSSLSGRPMRRVTDPLATMGAKIDTTDKGCAPLHVHGGQTLKGIHYDMPMASAQVKSCLLLAGLYAQGETSVTEPGVTRDHTERMLRAFGYNVEVKGNHVSVQGGGRLKATTIEVPADISSTAFFLVGASIAANSEIRLTHVGINPTRTGVIDILKLMGADLTLENERMAGGEPVADIVVRSAKLNGIEIPEHLVPLAIDEFPALFVAAACAEGKTVLTGAEELRVKESDRIQVMADGLIALGVDAQATPDGMIINGGQLNGGRVDSHGDHRIAMSFAMAALRASGEIVIDNCANVATSFPNFVEIVNGAGLSLKVNSL; encoded by the coding sequence ATGTCATCAAGTAAAAATATTCAGTACCGCGTTTCCTCTGGCGGCGCATTAAATGGCGATATTCGTGTCGCTGGTGACAAATCGATTTCTCATCGCAGTATTATGCTCGGTTCTCTGGCCGACGGCGTTACCGAAGTCAGTGGTTTTCTCGAAGGCGAAGATAGTCTCGCCACCTTGCGTGCTTTTCGTGACATGGGTGTGAAAATACAAGGGCCAGACAAAGGTCGCGTCACCATACATGGTGTCGGTATCGACGGTTTGAGACCGTCTAATAAGCCGTTGGATTTAGGAAACTCAGGAACATCGATGCGCTTAATGGCTGGTCTACTTGCGGGTCAGAAATTTGATTCCACATTAGTCGGCGATAGCAGTTTGTCTGGTCGACCCATGCGTCGCGTAACTGACCCGTTGGCGACGATGGGCGCGAAAATTGATACTACTGACAAAGGTTGTGCTCCTTTACATGTCCACGGTGGTCAGACCTTAAAAGGCATCCATTACGATATGCCTATGGCGAGTGCGCAGGTGAAATCCTGTTTATTGCTTGCGGGACTTTATGCACAGGGTGAAACATCAGTAACAGAACCCGGTGTGACTCGCGATCATACTGAACGAATGTTGCGCGCTTTTGGATACAACGTAGAGGTGAAAGGTAATCACGTCAGTGTCCAGGGTGGCGGACGGCTGAAAGCCACGACTATTGAAGTACCCGCCGATATCTCTTCAACCGCGTTTTTCCTTGTGGGCGCAAGTATCGCCGCTAATTCAGAAATACGATTGACCCATGTCGGTATTAACCCGACGCGCACTGGTGTCATTGACATTCTCAAGCTCATGGGTGCTGATCTGACGCTGGAAAATGAGCGTATGGCCGGCGGCGAACCGGTTGCCGACATCGTAGTGCGCTCGGCGAAGCTCAATGGTATCGAAATTCCTGAACATCTGGTACCGCTGGCTATTGATGAGTTTCCAGCCTTATTTGTTGCGGCTGCCTGCGCCGAAGGCAAGACAGTCCTGACAGGTGCGGAAGAGTTGCGTGTTAAGGAAAGTGATCGTATTCAGGTTATGGCCGATGGACTTATCGCTCTTGGTGTCGATGCCCAAGCCACGCCAGACGGCATGATCATCAATGGCGGTCAATTGAATGGCGGCAGAGTTGACAGTCATGGTGACCACCGTATTGCGATGTCTTTTGCAATGGCCGCTTTGCGAGCTTCTGGAGAGATCGTAATTGATAATTGTGCAAATGTGGCGACATCATTTCCAAATTTCGTCGAAATTGTAAATGGGGCAGGTTTGAGTTTGAAGGTGAATTCCTTGTGA
- the cmk gene encoding (d)CMP kinase codes for MTEEAVPVITIDGPGGSGKGTIGARLANELGWEFLDSGALYRLVGLAASKHDVSLDNEEALEKIARELDAQFAVKRVGEEILHYTYLEDEDVGAELRTEAAGAAASKVAVLQKVRAALLQRQRDFRISPGLVCDGRDMGTTVFPDAELKIYLTASAEERAKRRAKQLKNKGLGANLAQILADIKARDERDMNRSASPLVPADDAVVVDTTEMGVIEVEERIRDLVKSRFNL; via the coding sequence GTGACAGAGGAAGCCGTACCTGTAATCACCATCGATGGGCCCGGCGGTTCTGGAAAAGGCACCATCGGCGCGCGTCTGGCCAATGAGCTAGGTTGGGAGTTTCTCGATAGTGGCGCACTTTATCGACTGGTTGGTTTAGCTGCCAGCAAGCATGACGTGTCATTAGATAACGAAGAGGCTCTGGAAAAGATTGCCCGGGAGCTAGATGCCCAATTTGCCGTGAAGCGCGTAGGCGAGGAGATCCTCCACTATACTTATTTAGAAGATGAGGATGTTGGAGCGGAGTTGCGTACAGAGGCCGCAGGGGCTGCTGCTTCGAAAGTGGCGGTATTACAAAAGGTTAGGGCTGCGCTACTGCAGCGGCAACGGGATTTCCGTATTTCTCCAGGCCTGGTCTGTGATGGAAGAGACATGGGTACCACCGTCTTTCCCGATGCTGAGCTAAAGATATACCTCACTGCAAGTGCCGAAGAAAGGGCCAAAAGACGGGCGAAGCAGTTGAAAAACAAGGGGCTCGGTGCTAACCTTGCGCAGATTTTGGCCGATATCAAGGCACGGGACGAGCGGGATATGAACCGTAGCGCCTCACCTCTGGTTCCAGCGGATGATGCTGTCGTCGTCGATACTACCGAAATGGGGGTAATCGAAGTCGAGGAACGTATCCGGGATCTAGTCAAATCGCGCTTTAATCTTTAA